A section of the Phacochoerus africanus isolate WHEZ1 chromosome 4, ROS_Pafr_v1, whole genome shotgun sequence genome encodes:
- the LOC125125037 gene encoding solute carrier family 22 member 10-like — protein MAFEELLNEIGGLGKFQILQMVLALPCLMLTICQILLENFTAAIPGHRCWVHILDNDTVSDNDTGTLSPDVLLRISIPLDSNLKPEKCHHFLQPQWKLLHLNGTFPNVTDLDMEPCVDGWAYDRSSFSSTIMTEWDLVCDYQSQKPLAQFAFMAGMLLGGFIYGCLSDRFGRKVILRWCLLQLAISGTCAAFAPNFLVYCSLRFWSGCSAVVAMSNNWMLVIEWIRSQSKAWVITLMNCAFSLGQIMLGALALVFRDWRTLQLVVSAPFFVFLFSSRWLVESARWLIITNKPEEGLKELQKVARRNGLKNIEATLNMEGLRATMQEELEAAQTKTTLLDLLRTPNLRKRICLLFFVRFANAIPFYGIFINLQYFGSNIFLFQVIFGILTASVRFAALLFLSHMDRRPTVMLFMFFLGLSILANMFVPQEMQTLRVTLASLGISFAAAFVNCYCVHYAELIPTFVRATASGLDNVAARGGATLAPLLVTLEVYLPTLPWIIYAVSPILGGLVIFFLPETRNLPLPDTIQDVENDNKFSRKVNKKDSRIKVTKF, from the exons ATGGCCTTTGAGGAGCTCCTGAACGAAATTGGTGGTTTGGGGAAATTCCAGATCCTTCAGATGGTTCTAGCTCTACCTTGTCTCATGTTAACAATTTGTCAAATTCTGTTGGAGAATTTCACTGCAGCCATTCCTGGTCATCGCTGCTGGGTCCACATCCTTGATAATGACACTGTCTCTGATAACGATACAGGGACTCTCAGCCCTGATGTTCTCCTGAGAATCTCCATCCCCCTGGACTCAAACTTGAAACCTGAGAAATGTCACCacttcctccagccccagtggAAGCTCCTTCACCTGAATGGAACCTTCCCCAATGTGACTGATCTGGACATGGAGCCCTGTGTGGATGGCTGGGCGTATGACCGAAGCTCCTTCTCCTCCACAATCATGACTGAG TGGGACCTCGTATGTGATTACCAGTCACAGAAACCATTGGCTCAATTTGCATTCATGGCTGGAATGCTGCTGGGAGGCTTCATATATGGCTGTCTCTCAGACAG GTTTGGGCGAAAGGTGATTCTCAGGTGGTGTTTGCTTCAGCTCGCCATCTCTGGGACCTGTGCAGCCTTTGCCCCCAACTTTCTCGTTTACTGCTCTCTACGCTTCTGGTCGGGTTGTTCTGCTGTGGTCGCCATGTCAAATAACTGGATGCTCG TTATAGAGTGGATAAGGTCCCAGTCAAAAGCCTGGGTAATAACACTGATGAACTGTGCCTTTAGTCTGGGACAGATAATGCTGGGAGCACTGGCTTTAGTCTTTCGAGACTGGCGCACCCTGCAGCTGGTGGTGTCTGcacctttctttgtcttcttgttCTCATCAAG GTGGCTGGTGGAATCTGCTCGGTGGCTGATTATCACCAATAAACCAGAGGAGGGCTTAAAGGAACTTCAAAAAGTTGCACGCAGAAATGGACTAAAGAATATTGAAGCCACCCTGAACATGGAG GGTTTGAGAGCTACCatgcaggaggagctggaggcagcACAGACCAAAACGACTCTGCTGGACTTGCTCCGCACACCCAACCTGCGTAAAAGGATATGTCTCCTGTTCTTTGTGAG ATTTGCAAACGCAATACCCTTTTACGGCATCTTTATCAATCTGCAGTACTTTGGGAGCAACATTTTCCTGTTCCAGGTCATCTTTGGAATTCTCACTGCCTCAGTCCGATTTGCTGCACTTTTATTTCTGAGTCATATGGACCGTCGACCAACCGTGATGTTATTCATGTTCTTCCTGGGGCTTTCTATTTTGGCCAACATGTTTGTGCCCCAAG AAATGCAGACCCTgcgtgtgaccttggcaagtttGGGGATCAGCTTTGCTGCTGCCTTTGTCAACTGTTATTGTGTCCATTATGCTGAACTCATCCCCACTTTTGTCAG GGCAACAGCTTCGGGATTAGATAATGTGGCTGCCAGAGGTGGGGCAACATTGGCTCCCCTCTTGGTGACCCTAGAGGTGTATCTACCCACCTTGCCCTGGATCATCTATGCAGTAAGTCCCATCCTTGGTGGTCTTGTCATCTTCTTCCTACCTGAAACCAGAAACTTGCCTCTGCCGGACACCATCCAGGATGTGGAAAATGA caaCAAATTctcaagaaaagtaaataaaaaagattccCGCATAAAAGTGACAAAATTTTAA